The Halanaerobium saccharolyticum subsp. saccharolyticum DSM 6643 genome segment ATGGCAGAGATAGTGGAATATTTATGATTCACCCCTGGGAATTTGCAATTAGAAAAACAACCGGATTATTAGGAGAAAGTTTTGAACAAAAAATAAGAAATCCTCATGGTAATGGCCTTAGTTATTTAATCGGCTTCGATTGGAGTGATAATTCTTATCAAGAATATGGTCTGGAATATGTTGCAGAAAAAGCTAATATTTATAGCTTTAATTATAGAAATTTTGACAGTAAATTAGATTTCAACCAAAAAGAATTTAAAGCTGATGGAAATTTTTATCAGTTTAATTTAGAGACTATTCCTTCCTCAAAAATAAAAAATAATTATAATTTTAAATTTCAGGAAAATGATTATACAATTAATAACATAACTCAAAAACAAGAATATCTAATTCCAGCTTATACCCTAAACTATAATAATAATTTTGAATTTGAAATTGAACTAAGCAGAGCTTTTTCTTTAAATGATAATTTTGATGATTTTAATAGTCTTAAACTAAAACTCAATAAGTCATATAATTTAAGTAAAAATTCTCGAATTATTGCAGATTTTAAAGGTGGCTTTGCTTCTGAAGAAACACCTTTTAACTATCAATTTAGAGCTGGTTCATTTAGTAAAAATGATGGTGGAATCCCAATTAGAGGTCAGGATTATGAATTTGCAGGTAATAAATATGTAAAAACTACCTTAGAATATCAAAGAAAACTTTGGCGAAGAGATTTATGGGGAGTTATTTTCATTGATAGTGCTAAAATTGCAGCAGTTGATAAGGAATTAGGAGAGCTTGACTGGGAAAATGATGGAGGTTTAGGATTAATCTATTATTCATTTTTGGGCCCAATTAGAGCCGATATTGCTTTTGATAATGCAAATAGTTCACCCCAATTTAATATAGGCTTTGGCAGCTCATTTTAGACTCTTATAACTGTATTTATAGGGAACTGGATTGTAATTTTATATATTTGCAAGATTATTTAAATTAAAATAAAAAAAGAGGTGATTTAATAAT includes the following:
- a CDS encoding BamA/TamA family outer membrane protein, giving the protein MKKPFCFILFFILVLALTMTVSAQNISEIKIAELNRSSEELILKQLPFKKGDLYQQQYLDLSRKRLLNSDLLNPLTLKISSIKTEDNNYQILIDGRDSGIFMIHPWEFAIRKTTGLLGESFEQKIRNPHGNGLSYLIGFDWSDNSYQEYGLEYVAEKANIYSFNYRNFDSKLDFNQKEFKADGNFYQFNLETIPSSKIKNNYNFKFQENDYTINNITQKQEYLIPAYTLNYNNNFEFEIELSRAFSLNDNFDDFNSLKLKLNKSYNLSKNSRIIADFKGGFASEETPFNYQFRAGSFSKNDGGIPIRGQDYEFAGNKYVKTTLEYQRKLWRRDLWGVIFIDSAKIAAVDKELGELDWENDGGLGLIYYSFLGPIRADIAFDNANSSPQFNIGFGSSF